The Roseibaca calidilacus genome has a window encoding:
- a CDS encoding GNAT family N-acetyltransferase → MKLDTTLGADLPVLTSARLVLRPLQTSDEGLLELYTSDARVAEGTRSIPHPLPPGATAQFIERATAPTREEDVWVMDGAGHDRAAVLGLISLKPLDRQQSQIGFWVAPAFWNAGYASEAVACIVKANPHNARTLFAEVFQDNTASAHVLTNAGFDYLGDAEAYSVARRANVPTWTYIRRM, encoded by the coding sequence ATGAAACTTGATACCACGCTTGGCGCAGATTTGCCCGTGCTGACCAGCGCACGCCTTGTGCTGCGCCCGTTGCAAACTTCTGATGAAGGGCTACTGGAGCTTTACACAAGCGATGCGCGCGTGGCCGAAGGGACGCGGTCCATCCCGCACCCCCTGCCGCCGGGCGCAACCGCCCAATTCATCGAACGCGCGACTGCGCCCACGCGCGAGGAAGATGTCTGGGTCATGGATGGCGCGGGGCATGATCGCGCGGCGGTTCTGGGGCTGATCTCGCTCAAACCTCTTGACCGGCAGCAAAGCCAGATCGGGTTCTGGGTCGCGCCCGCGTTCTGGAATGCCGGTTATGCGTCGGAAGCCGTGGCCTGCATTGTCAAAGCCAATCCGCATAACGCGCGCACGCTATTTGCCGAAGTGTTTCAGGACAACACGGCCTCTGCGCATGTGCTGACGAATGCCGGCTTCGACTATCTGGGAGATGCCGAAGCCTATTCCGTCGCCCGCCGCGCCAATGTGCCCACCTGGACCTATATCCGCCGGATGTAA
- the rodA gene encoding rod shape-determining protein RodA, giving the protein MSYLEYNTQRMPKGAAKVLHLNWALVVLLIAVACYGFVMLYSVAGGSTRPWMELQMQRFGVGLVVMFAVAMVPIWFWRSVSGLGYMLSLILLLGVEFFGSVGMGAQRWLELGPLRLQPSELAKITTVMALAAYYDWVDIKKISRPVFVLGAAIIALFPVFLVVRQPDLGTSLLIAAAGGAVIFAAGVHWGYFAGVIGSFIGLVVAVFASRGTDWQLLKDYQYRRIDAFLDPTLDPLGAGYHINQAMIALGSGGWSGRGFMEGTQSRLNFLPEKHTDFIFTTLAEEFGFIGAGSLLLLYVMIIGFCLVTVLRTSNRFAALLAVGVTANFFLYFAVNTAMVMGLAPVVGVPLPLISYGGSAMMVLMVGFGLLQSAHIHRPRLPA; this is encoded by the coding sequence ATGAGCTATCTTGAATACAACACCCAACGCATGCCCAAGGGTGCCGCCAAGGTGCTGCATCTGAACTGGGCGCTGGTGGTCCTGCTGATCGCTGTGGCCTGTTATGGCTTTGTCATGCTCTACTCGGTTGCAGGCGGCAGCACGCGTCCTTGGATGGAACTGCAAATGCAACGCTTCGGCGTGGGGCTTGTGGTGATGTTCGCCGTCGCCATGGTGCCGATCTGGTTCTGGCGGTCTGTCTCTGGCCTTGGCTATATGCTGTCTTTGATCCTGCTGCTTGGGGTCGAGTTTTTCGGGTCGGTGGGCATGGGCGCGCAACGCTGGCTGGAACTTGGCCCTTTGCGCCTGCAACCGTCGGAACTGGCCAAGATCACCACCGTCATGGCGCTTGCGGCCTATTACGACTGGGTCGATATCAAGAAGATTTCGCGCCCGGTATTCGTGTTGGGCGCGGCGATCATTGCGCTGTTCCCGGTCTTTTTGGTCGTGCGCCAGCCGGACCTTGGCACCTCGCTGCTGATTGCAGCCGCTGGCGGTGCGGTGATCTTCGCCGCAGGCGTGCATTGGGGCTATTTCGCGGGTGTCATCGGTTCTTTCATAGGGCTGGTCGTGGCCGTGTTCGCCTCGCGCGGGACAGACTGGCAATTGCTCAAAGACTACCAGTATCGCCGGATAGATGCCTTTTTGGACCCCACGCTAGACCCTTTGGGCGCGGGGTATCACATCAACCAAGCAATGATCGCGCTTGGCTCTGGCGGCTGGTCGGGGCGCGGCTTCATGGAAGGCACGCAATCGCGGCTGAACTTTCTGCCGGAAAAGCACACCGATTTCATCTTCACCACGCTGGCCGAGGAATTCGGCTTTATCGGTGCGGGATCGCTTCTGCTGCTGTATGTCATGATCATTGGTTTTTGCCTTGTGACGGTGCTGCGCACATCGAACCGTTTCGCCGCATTGCTGGCAGTGGGGGTGACGGCGAATTTCTTTCTGTATTTCGCGGTTAACACGGCCATGGTCATGGGGCTGGCCCCTGTCGTGGGCGTGCCCTTGCCGCTTATCAGCTATGGGGGGTCGGCCATGATGGTGCTGATGGTGGGCTTTGGCCTGTTGCAATCGGCTCATATTCACCGCCCAAGGCTTCCAGCATGA
- a CDS encoding phosphopentomutase, with protein MPRAFLVVLDSVGCGGAPDAEAFGDAGANTLGHIAQACAAGQADKGRAGPLRLPVLDGLGLGAAILLASGMDAPGLGARPSGLWGAATEVSRGKDTPSGHWELAGVPVPWDWTYFPRQIPAFSPDLTAKVCDLAGTHGILGNCHAGGVAIIDRFGAEHLRTGWPICYTSADSVFQIAAHEQAFGLDRLHKLCADLAPHLHAIRVGRVIARPFLGTEGAFTRTHNRRDYAIAPPAPTLCDWVSGAGRVVHGVGKISDIFSGQGITHSHKGADDAALCDHLLRLVDGAEDGSLTFCNLVEFDSLYGHPRDVAGYARALERFDAVAGQMLGRLRPGDIAVFTADHGNDPTAAGSDHTRERVPVLVAGLGAGEIGHCGFVDVAASIAQHLGVPAHGPGRSFLP; from the coding sequence ATGCCGCGTGCCTTCCTCGTTGTGCTCGATTCGGTGGGCTGTGGCGGCGCGCCGGATGCCGAGGCGTTCGGCGATGCGGGCGCCAACACGCTGGGCCATATCGCGCAAGCTTGTGCGGCGGGGCAGGCGGACAAGGGCCGCGCAGGGCCGTTGCGCCTGCCGGTGCTGGATGGGCTGGGCTTGGGGGCCGCGATCCTGCTCGCCTCTGGCATGGATGCGCCGGGTCTTGGCGCGCGGCCCTCGGGCCTGTGGGGTGCGGCGACAGAGGTCTCGCGCGGCAAGGACACCCCGTCGGGGCATTGGGAACTGGCGGGCGTGCCGGTGCCGTGGGACTGGACCTATTTCCCGCGCCAGATCCCGGCCTTTTCGCCCGATCTGACCGCGAAGGTCTGCGATTTGGCCGGGACCCATGGCATTTTGGGCAATTGTCACGCTGGCGGGGTCGCGATAATCGACCGTTTCGGGGCCGAACACCTGCGCACGGGCTGGCCGATCTGCTACACCTCTGCCGACAGCGTGTTCCAGATTGCCGCGCATGAACAAGCCTTCGGGCTGGACCGGCTGCACAAACTTTGTGCCGATCTTGCCCCCCATCTGCACGCCATACGCGTGGGTCGGGTCATTGCGCGGCCCTTTCTGGGCACCGAGGGCGCGTTCACCCGCACCCATAACCGCCGCGACTACGCCATTGCCCCGCCCGCGCCCACGCTGTGCGATTGGGTTAGCGGGGCCGGGCGCGTGGTGCATGGCGTGGGCAAGATATCCGACATTTTCTCGGGGCAGGGGATTACGCATAGCCACAAAGGGGCGGATGACGCGGCGCTGTGCGATCACCTTCTGCGGTTGGTGGACGGGGCCGAGGACGGGTCACTGACCTTCTGCAACCTTGTGGAATTCGACAGCCTATACGGCCACCCGCGCGACGTGGCGGGATATGCCCGCGCGCTAGAACGGTTCGACGCAGTCGCGGGCCAAATGCTGGGTCGCCTGCGCCCGGGCGATATTGCGGTGTTCACCGCCGACCACGGCAACGATCCGACGGCAGCGGGGTCCGACCACACGCGCGAACGCGTGCCGGTTCTGGTTGCGGGCCTTGGTGCGGGCGAAATCGGGCATTGCGGTTTTGTCGATGTCGCGGCATCCATCGCGCAGCATCTGGGCGTTCCTGCCCATGGGCCGGGACGGAGCTTTCTACCATGA
- a CDS encoding SPOR domain-containing protein, giving the protein MTRFLMAASVAAICTGLAAQAQTNGLNPANLPPAAFEGREFVDSAGCAFLRSTFGGEVTWIPRYGTDRNPVCDLSPTVFASDTPAAPATSAPDAPSQQASAAENAAPAADAEQADPETTETTAAAPADTTAAPRGRIEIVGAVRDPVRRVAPSFLGKEPPRSQPPRRAKPRYPVADASGRHPSCPGSAPFGQLVNASDGRKLVRCVTEPALFLGKHETEQTQLASVAQHDSGGQGLRVQVGSFSVPANAHRLVSRLLAHGLPASQQTARGLRVVSVGPFSGGAEAQSALAQVRAMGFHDAFLRR; this is encoded by the coding sequence ATGACTCGTTTTTTGATGGCTGCAAGTGTGGCGGCGATTTGCACGGGCCTTGCGGCACAGGCTCAGACCAATGGGTTGAACCCGGCCAATCTGCCGCCCGCAGCGTTTGAAGGGCGCGAATTCGTCGATAGCGCGGGCTGCGCATTTCTGCGGTCAACCTTCGGGGGCGAAGTGACATGGATTCCGCGCTACGGGACGGACCGCAACCCGGTTTGCGACCTGTCCCCAACGGTTTTTGCATCCGATACTCCCGCAGCCCCGGCAACATCTGCGCCAGACGCGCCAAGCCAACAGGCCAGCGCGGCAGAAAATGCAGCACCTGCCGCCGACGCAGAGCAGGCCGATCCGGAAACGACCGAAACCACAGCGGCCGCGCCCGCCGACACCACCGCCGCACCGCGCGGCCGGATAGAGATTGTCGGCGCTGTCCGTGACCCGGTGCGCCGCGTCGCACCCAGTTTTCTGGGCAAGGAACCGCCACGAAGCCAACCGCCGCGCCGCGCCAAGCCGCGCTACCCGGTGGCCGATGCCTCTGGCCGTCACCCGTCCTGCCCCGGCAGTGCGCCTTTCGGGCAGTTGGTGAATGCAAGCGACGGGCGCAAACTGGTGCGCTGCGTGACCGAACCGGCCTTGTTTCTGGGCAAGCACGAAACAGAGCAGACGCAGCTCGCCTCTGTTGCCCAGCATGACAGTGGCGGGCAGGGGCTAAGGGTGCAGGTGGGCAGTTTTTCCGTGCCGGCCAATGCCCACCGGCTGGTGTCGCGTCTGCTAGCGCATGGCTTGCCCGCCAGCCAGCAGACGGCACGCGGGCTAAGGGTTGTGAGCGTTGGCCCTTTCAGCGGCGGCGCAGAGGCACAGAGCGCCTTGGCACAGGTGCGCGCGATGGGCTTTCACGACGCCTTCCTGCGCCGCTAA
- a CDS encoding 2-hydroxyacid dehydrogenase, with product MTLTVLLAAGHGVFEEYDAPLRAAFAAQGLDAALVTDAAPESVDYIVYAPSSPVQDFAPFTRCRAVLSLWAGVERIVANPTLTQPLARMVDPSLTQGMVEYVTGHVLRYHLGLDRPASKWAPLVPPLAQDRRVGFLGLGELGRACAQALVALGFDVAGWSRSPRAVAGIACHHGADGLRKVLQCSEILVTLLPDTPATANILNAQTLAQLPRGARIINPGRGTLVEDAALLAALDTGQIAAATLDVFRTEPLPAEHPYWAHPSVTVTPHIAAATRPDTASAVIAANIARVQAGQPLLHEVSRSAGY from the coding sequence ATGACACTGACGGTTCTGCTGGCCGCAGGCCACGGCGTGTTCGAGGAGTACGATGCCCCCTTGCGCGCGGCCTTTGCCGCGCAGGGGCTGGACGCGGCACTGGTCACGGATGCCGCGCCTGAAAGCGTTGACTACATCGTCTATGCCCCCTCCAGCCCGGTGCAAGATTTCGCGCCCTTCACACGCTGCCGCGCGGTGCTAAGCCTATGGGCCGGGGTGGAACGCATTGTCGCCAACCCAACGCTGACCCAGCCCTTGGCGCGTATGGTCGATCCCAGCCTGACCCAAGGCATGGTCGAATATGTCACCGGACATGTGCTGCGCTACCATCTGGGGCTGGACCGGCCCGCAAGCAAATGGGCGCCGCTCGTGCCGCCCTTGGCGCAGGATCGGCGCGTTGGCTTTCTGGGGCTTGGCGAATTGGGGCGCGCCTGTGCGCAGGCGCTTGTGGCACTGGGCTTTGACGTGGCAGGCTGGTCGCGCAGCCCGCGCGCGGTGGCGGGCATTGCCTGCCATCATGGGGCAGACGGGTTGCGCAAGGTGCTGCAATGCTCTGAAATTCTTGTCACGCTTTTGCCCGACACCCCTGCGACCGCGAACATCCTGAATGCCCAAACGCTTGCACAACTGCCCCGCGGCGCGCGCATTATCAATCCGGGGCGCGGCACCTTGGTGGAGGATGCGGCGCTTCTGGCGGCATTGGATACAGGGCAGATTGCCGCCGCCACGCTGGATGTGTTTCGCACCGAACCTTTGCCCGCAGAGCACCCGTATTGGGCGCATCCCTCTGTCACCGTCACCCCGCATATTGCCGCCGCCACGCGGCCCGATACGGCGTCAGCGGTCATTGCCGCCAATATCGCGCGGGTTCAGGCCGGTCAGCCGCTTTTGCACGAAGTGTCGCGCAGCGCCGGGTATTAG
- a CDS encoding adenosine deaminase, with protein MSDFAKLPKLELHLHLEGAAPPAFIRAQAKRKGVDLSGIFDVAGAYKYTGFVDFLRVYEAACTVLTTPQDFHDLTLAVLEQSAAHGVIYSEAFLSPDFCGGGDLVAWRDYLAAIEAAAATAESQMGITLRGCITCIRHFGPDKARIIARCAQETAGDFITGFGIAGDENAGELPDFIYSFDAAREAGLGLTAHAGEWRGPDEVRAALEHLRVSRIGHGVRAVDDPALVEHLAERGTVLEVCPGSNVVLGVYPDLRAHPIEKLRAAGVAVTVSTDDPPFFHTDMSAEYAGLHRAFGWEQPQFDALAQTALHAAFCDDSTRARLAKRLESA; from the coding sequence ATGAGCGATTTTGCAAAGCTGCCCAAGCTGGAATTGCACCTGCATCTGGAAGGGGCGGCACCCCCTGCCTTCATCCGCGCGCAGGCCAAGCGTAAGGGCGTGGACCTGTCGGGCATTTTTGACGTGGCAGGGGCCTATAAATACACTGGCTTCGTGGATTTCTTGCGCGTCTATGAAGCTGCCTGCACGGTGCTGACCACCCCGCAAGATTTTCACGACCTGACCTTGGCCGTGCTGGAGCAATCCGCCGCGCATGGCGTGATTTACTCGGAAGCGTTCCTCTCGCCCGACTTTTGCGGTGGCGGCGACTTGGTGGCGTGGCGCGACTACCTGGCGGCGATCGAAGCTGCGGCTGCGACCGCCGAGTCGCAAATGGGCATCACCCTGCGCGGCTGTATTACCTGCATTCGCCATTTTGGGCCGGACAAAGCCCGCATCATCGCGCGGTGCGCGCAGGAAACGGCGGGCGATTTCATCACTGGCTTTGGCATTGCGGGCGATGAGAACGCGGGCGAACTGCCCGATTTCATCTATAGTTTCGATGCCGCGCGCGAGGCGGGTCTGGGCCTGACCGCCCATGCCGGCGAATGGCGCGGGCCGGATGAAGTGCGCGCAGCACTGGAACACCTGCGCGTGTCGCGCATCGGCCATGGGGTGCGGGCGGTAGACGACCCGGCGCTGGTCGAACATCTGGCCGAGCGCGGCACCGTGCTAGAGGTCTGTCCCGGGTCCAACGTGGTGCTTGGCGTCTATCCCGACCTGCGCGCCCATCCCATCGAAAAACTGCGCGCGGCGGGGGTGGCTGTCACCGTCTCGACCGACGATCCGCCGTTTTTCCACACCGATATGAGCGCGGAATATGCCGGGCTGCACCGCGCCTTCGGCTGGGAGCAGCCGCAATTCGACGCGCTGGCGCAGACCGCGCTGCACGCCGCCTTTTGCGACGACAGCACGCGCGCACGCCTTGCCAAACGATTGGAGAGCGCATGA
- a CDS encoding rhodanese-like domain-containing protein: MTRLVPMTAIALALTGPVLAQTVNITPEMGAVTVETPSGPVEISRIQDESAVIDGEFARIARPCPEFCIQPMTPAEGVRTVGELDVMDALQDPDTLVVDGRVRPDWQTGTIPGAINMPYTEMADELHELGCEPDFEGFICDADVVPNLVMFCNGPWCGQSPTAIRRIIDAGYPAEKIAYYRWGMQGWRMLGLTVAGGAEG, from the coding sequence ATGACCCGCCTTGTTCCCATGACCGCCATCGCGTTGGCCTTGACCGGGCCTGTTTTGGCGCAGACCGTCAATATCACGCCCGAAATGGGCGCCGTTACGGTCGAAACCCCGTCCGGCCCGGTCGAGATTTCGCGCATTCAGGACGAATCGGCCGTGATTGACGGGGAATTTGCCCGCATCGCGCGGCCTTGCCCGGAATTCTGCATCCAGCCGATGACGCCCGCCGAGGGGGTGCGCACGGTGGGCGAGCTGGATGTGATGGACGCGCTCCAAGACCCCGACACCTTGGTCGTGGATGGCCGCGTGCGGCCCGATTGGCAGACCGGCACCATCCCCGGCGCGATCAACATGCCTTATACGGAAATGGCGGATGAATTGCACGAACTGGGCTGTGAGCCGGATTTCGAAGGTTTTATTTGCGATGCCGATGTGGTCCCGAACCTTGTGATGTTCTGCAACGGCCCATGGTGCGGCCAGTCGCCCACCGCGATTCGGCGCATTATTGATGCGGGCTACCCGGCCGAGAAGATTGCCTATTATCGCTGGGGCATGCAGGGCTGGCGCATGTTGGGCCTGACGGTCGCAGGCGGGGCAGAGGGCTAG
- the upp gene encoding uracil phosphoribosyltransferase, with protein MTHPDLTLIDHPLVQHKLSLMRDSRTPSPEFRRLLREIALLLTYEATRDLPIAPQRIDTPLTAMDAPMLAGPDPAVVSILRAGNGLLDGVLDVVPTAKVGFVGLYRDEETLRPVEYYNKLPSDMPGRFTIAVDPMLATGHSAAAAIDLLKRAGAARICFICLLAAPEGVAVMAQKHPDVRIVTAALDSHLNEKGYIVPGLGDAGDRIFGTV; from the coding sequence ATGACCCATCCTGACCTTACCCTGATCGACCACCCGCTGGTGCAGCACAAGCTAAGCCTGATGCGTGACAGCCGCACGCCCAGCCCGGAATTTCGCCGCCTTTTGCGCGAAATCGCGCTGCTCTTGACCTATGAGGCCACGCGCGACCTGCCCATCGCGCCGCAGCGCATCGACACGCCGCTGACGGCGATGGACGCCCCCATGCTGGCCGGGCCTGACCCGGCGGTGGTGTCAATCCTGCGGGCGGGCAATGGGCTGCTTGACGGGGTGCTTGATGTGGTGCCAACGGCCAAAGTAGGCTTTGTGGGCCTTTACCGCGATGAAGAAACCCTGCGCCCGGTGGAATATTACAACAAGCTGCCCTCTGATATGCCGGGCCGGTTTACCATAGCGGTCGACCCGATGCTGGCCACCGGCCATTCCGCTGCCGCAGCCATTGACCTGCTAAAGCGGGCAGGTGCCGCGCGGATATGCTTTATCTGCCTGCTGGCCGCGCCCGAAGGCGTGGCAGTCATGGCCCAGAAGCACCCCGATGTGCGGATCGTAACCGCCGCGCTGGACAGCCATTTGAACGAAAAAGGGTATATCGTGCCGGGCTTGGGCGATGCAGGTGATCGTATCTTTGGCACGGTTTAG
- the infC gene encoding translation initiation factor IF-3, which yields MARRPHNAPPPRDTGPRVNERIRAPEIRLIGADGENIGVVKPSQAMMLAEEAGLDLVEISPNATPPVCKIMDFGKFKYEQQKREAEARKKQHVIEIKEVKFRPNTDTHDYEVKMRNVMRFLEGGDKVKVTLRFRGREMAHQNLGADLLNRVAADVEEIGKVENMPKMEGRQMIMMIAPR from the coding sequence ATAGCTCGCAGACCGCACAACGCCCCGCCCCCGCGCGACACTGGACCCCGCGTGAATGAGCGCATTCGCGCGCCCGAGATTCGCTTGATTGGGGCCGACGGGGAGAATATCGGCGTGGTTAAACCGTCCCAAGCCATGATGCTTGCCGAGGAAGCCGGGTTGGACCTGGTTGAAATCTCGCCCAATGCAACGCCGCCGGTCTGCAAGATCATGGATTTTGGCAAGTTCAAGTATGAACAGCAGAAGCGCGAGGCGGAAGCCCGCAAAAAGCAGCATGTTATCGAGATCAAGGAAGTCAAGTTTCGGCCCAATACCGACACCCATGACTACGAGGTCAAGATGCGCAACGTGATGCGCTTTTTGGAAGGTGGCGACAAGGTCAAGGTCACACTGCGCTTCCGGGGCCGCGAAATGGCGCACCAGAACTTGGGTGCAGACCTGCTGAACCGCGTGGCCGCCGATGTTGAAGAAATCGGCAAGGTCGAGAATATGCCTAAAATGGAAGGGCGGCAGATGATTATGATGATCGCGCCGCGCTGA
- a CDS encoding cytidine deaminase — translation MSLEDAARDVRERAYAPYSNFKVGAALRADTGAVFVGCNVENVAYPEGTCAEAGAIAAMIAGGAQRIAEIVVIADSPTPVPPCGGCRQKIAEFAGADVPVTLLSLNGARQNTTVAALLPGAFGADHMERG, via the coding sequence ATGTCACTCGAAGATGCAGCGCGCGATGTGCGCGAGCGGGCCTATGCGCCTTATTCCAATTTCAAGGTGGGGGCGGCGCTGCGCGCCGACACGGGCGCGGTGTTCGTGGGGTGCAATGTGGAAAACGTGGCCTACCCCGAAGGCACCTGCGCCGAAGCGGGCGCGATTGCGGCCATGATCGCGGGTGGCGCACAGCGGATTGCGGAAATCGTGGTCATTGCCGACAGCCCAACGCCGGTGCCCCCCTGCGGTGGCTGCCGTCAGAAGATTGCCGAATTTGCGGGGGCTGATGTGCCGGTCACGCTCTTGTCGCTGAACGGCGCGCGGCAGAACACCACGGTCGCGGCACTTTTGCCCGGCGCGTTCGGCGCGGACCATATGGAGCGCGGCTGA
- the rpmA gene encoding 50S ribosomal protein L27 has protein sequence MAHKKAGGSSRNGRDSAGRRLGVKLYGGQLAIPGNIIVRQRGTKHFAGEGVGMGRDHTLFALTEGRVTFTKGLKGRSFVSVQPIADAAE, from the coding sequence ATGGCACACAAGAAAGCAGGCGGTTCCTCCCGCAACGGTCGCGATTCTGCCGGACGTCGCCTTGGCGTCAAGCTTTACGGCGGTCAGCTCGCGATTCCGGGCAATATCATCGTGCGTCAGCGCGGCACCAAGCATTTCGCAGGTGAAGGCGTCGGCATGGGCCGCGACCACACTCTGTTTGCCCTGACCGAAGGTCGCGTGACCTTCACCAAAGGTTTGAAAGGGCGCAGCTTCGTATCGGTGCAACCGATTGCGGATGCCGCGGAATAA
- a CDS encoding 50S ribosomal protein L21 yields the protein MFAVLKTGGKQYRVQAGDVLRVERIAAQAGEKVQFNEILMIGGDAPVIGTPIVDGAGVQAEVIDQIKADKVIHYVKRRRKHSSQRTKGHRQKLTLLRVTDILASGADASGVKAAIGTGSVSGFAVEAAAPAPKPAKKAAPAAEAVEGTKPANLLTEARDGKADDLKKISGVGPKLEGLLHENGVFHFDQIAAWGPAEIAYMDDKLSFKGRIERDGWIDQAKQFASEQE from the coding sequence ATGTTCGCGGTCCTGAAAACAGGTGGCAAGCAATACCGGGTGCAGGCGGGTGACGTTCTGCGCGTGGAACGCATTGCCGCACAAGCTGGTGAAAAAGTCCAGTTCAACGAGATTTTGATGATCGGTGGCGATGCCCCCGTGATCGGCACGCCCATTGTGGACGGTGCTGGCGTGCAGGCCGAGGTGATCGACCAGATCAAGGCCGACAAGGTCATCCATTACGTCAAGCGTCGCCGCAAGCACAGCTCGCAGCGCACCAAGGGCCACCGCCAGAAGCTGACGCTGCTGCGCGTGACCGATATTCTGGCCTCTGGCGCGGATGCCTCGGGCGTGAAAGCCGCGATCGGCACCGGGTCCGTGTCGGGCTTTGCGGTTGAAGCTGCCGCTCCGGCCCCCAAGCCCGCCAAGAAAGCCGCCCCGGCGGCAGAAGCCGTGGAAGGCACCAAGCCTGCCAACCTGCTGACCGAAGCCCGCGACGGCAAGGCCGATGATCTGAAAAAGATCTCTGGCGTTGGTCCCAAGCTGGAAGGCCTGCTGCACGAAAACGGCGTGTTCCACTTTGACCAGATCGCAGCTTGGGGTCCGGCAGAGATTGCCTATATGGATGACAAACTGTCGTTCAAAGGCCGTATCGAGCGTGATGGCTGGATCGACCAAGCCAAGCAATTCGCATCTGAACAGGAGTAA